From one Neovison vison isolate M4711 chromosome 1, ASM_NN_V1, whole genome shotgun sequence genomic stretch:
- the LOC122891337 gene encoding protein SET-like — translation MAPKCQSSLPPQTKKPRQPPAPKPGQTSTSQHLHKGEKEQQEATEHIEEVQNEIDILNEQASEEILKVEQKYNKLRQPFFQKRSELIAQIPNFGVTTFVNHKQVSALLGEEDEEALHYLTRVEVTEFEDIKSGYRIDFYFDENPHFENKVLSKEFHLNESGDPSSKSTEIKWKSGKDVTKRSSQTQNKASRKRQHEEPESFFTWFTDHSDAGADELGEVIKDDIWPNPLQYYLVPDMDDEEGEGEEDDDDDEEEEGLEDIDEEGDEDEGEEDEDDDEGEEGEEDEGEDD, via the exons ATGGCCCCCAAATGCCAGTCTTCACTCCCGCCTCAAACGAAGAAACCGAGACAGCCTCCTGCCCCCAAGCCAGGGCAGACATCAACATCTCAGCACTtgcataaaggagaaaaagaacagcaagaagCAACTGAACATATTGAGGaagtacaaaatgaaatagaCATACTTAATGAACAAGCCAgtgaggagat TTTGAAAGTAGAACAGAAATATAACAAACTCCGCCAACCATTTTTTCAGAAGAGGTCAGAATTGATCGCCCAAATCCCCAATTTTGGGGTAACAACATTTGTCAACCATAAACAAGTGTCTGCACTGCTTggggaggaggatgaagaggCGCTGCATTATTTGACAAGAGTTGAAGTGACAGAATTTGAAGATATTAAATCAGGTTAcagaatagatttttattttgatgaaaacccTCACTTCGAAAATAAAGTTCTCTCCAAAGAATTTCATCTGAATGAGAGTGGTGATCCATCTTCAAAGTCCACTGAAATCAAATGGAAATCTGGAAAGGATGTGACGAAACGTTCAAGTCAAACACAGAATAAAGCCAGCAGGAAGAGACAGCATGAGGAACCAGAGAGCTTCTTCACCTGGTTTACTGACCATTCTGATGCAGGTGCAGATGAGTTAGGAGAAGTCATCAAAGATGATATTTGGCCAAATCCATTACAGTACTACTTGGTTCCCGATATGGATGacgaagaaggggaaggagaagaggatgatgatgatgatgaagaagaagaaggattggAAGATATTGATGAAGAAGGAGATGAGGATGAAGgtgaagaagatgaagatgatgatgagggggaggaaggagaagaggatgaAGGAGAAGATGACTAA